Proteins from one Pleurocapsa minor HA4230-MV1 genomic window:
- a CDS encoding AAA family ATPase — translation MQSDIASHRMQVTDNLDKLLSIFPDSIRANLDEQIESDNDNLIEVVLDLGRLPEARFSDRAVYIRDQPVTQDEIQHCIERVGMFSSDNRAGIERTLHRISAIRNRTGDIIGLTCRIGRAIFGTIVMIRDLVETGQSILLLGRPGVGKTTALREIARVLADDFGKRVVIIDTSNEIAGDGDVPHPAIGRARRMQVARPELQHQVMIEAVENHMPEVIVIDEIGTELEALAARTIAERGVQLVGTAHGNSVENLIKNPTLSDLVGGIQSVTLGDDEARRRRTQKTVLERKAPPTFAIAIEMLERQRWVVHDDVSATIDTLLRGIEPPAQVRTVDDSGEVTIIHEESSSPFKPLPARNTNGVTPLHPQGLRASGRMTPLALNASNQRGNSDFENMLERSWQTKEPNSQKIRTPGPNGEDWPVYIYAYGIGRSQIDQVIEVLDLPIMLTKDLDEADAVVALRSQIKHHSRLRSIARDRHLPIYTVKANTIPQVTRIFRQILNLDDPNIPEPTDLRLFSKAGSDDEIEALEEARLAVEQIVIPQGQPVELLPRSAKVRKMQHELIEHYHLQSDSFGDEPNRRLRIYPA, via the coding sequence ATGCAGTCAGATATAGCTTCCCATCGGATGCAAGTGACCGACAACCTAGACAAATTACTTTCTATTTTTCCTGACTCGATTCGTGCCAATTTAGATGAGCAAATCGAGTCAGACAACGATAATTTAATTGAAGTGGTTTTAGATTTAGGCAGATTACCCGAAGCTCGTTTTAGCGATCGCGCGGTCTATATTCGCGATCAGCCAGTAACTCAAGATGAGATCCAACACTGTATCGAACGGGTTGGTATGTTCAGTAGCGATAATCGTGCGGGCATTGAAAGAACTCTGCACCGCATTAGCGCCATTCGTAACCGTACTGGAGACATCATTGGTTTAACCTGTCGGATTGGTCGGGCAATCTTCGGGACAATTGTGATGATTCGCGATCTAGTAGAAACAGGACAGTCTATTCTCTTGCTGGGTCGACCTGGGGTGGGCAAAACTACGGCTTTAAGAGAAATTGCCAGAGTCCTAGCCGATGACTTTGGCAAACGAGTCGTGATTATTGATACTTCCAATGAGATTGCTGGAGATGGTGATGTGCCTCATCCCGCCATTGGTCGCGCCCGTCGGATGCAGGTAGCTCGCCCTGAGTTGCAGCATCAGGTAATGATTGAAGCGGTGGAGAATCATATGCCTGAAGTAATTGTCATCGATGAAATTGGGACTGAACTAGAAGCCTTAGCAGCCAGAACTATTGCTGAAAGAGGGGTGCAATTAGTGGGGACGGCTCACGGTAATAGTGTCGAGAACTTAATTAAAAATCCGACTCTATCAGATCTCGTTGGCGGGATTCAAAGTGTTACCCTGGGTGACGATGAAGCCCGTCGTCGCCGAACTCAAAAGACCGTTTTAGAACGAAAAGCACCTCCCACCTTTGCGATCGCCATCGAGATGTTAGAACGGCAGCGCTGGGTCGTCCACGATGATGTATCCGCTACTATTGATACCCTCTTGCGGGGTATTGAACCCCCTGCTCAAGTCCGAACCGTTGATGATAGTGGGGAGGTGACCATTATTCATGAAGAATCTTCTTCGCCATTTAAACCACTGCCTGCTAGAAACACTAATGGGGTGACACCTTTGCATCCTCAAGGACTAAGAGCATCTGGCAGAATGACTCCTCTGGCTTTAAATGCAAGTAACCAAAGGGGTAATTCTGACTTTGAGAATATGTTAGAACGCTCTTGGCAAACCAAAGAGCCAAATAGCCAAAAAATACGTACCCCTGGCCCAAATGGAGAAGACTGGCCCGTATATATCTATGCTTATGGCATTGGTCGCTCTCAGATCGATCAGGTGATTGAGGTGTTGGATCTGCCAATCATGTTGACTAAAGATTTAGATGAAGCAGATGCGGTGGTGGCATTGCGATCGCAAATTAAACATCATTCTCGACTGCGCAGCATCGCCAGAGATCGTCATCTACCGATCTATACAGTCAAGGCAAATACAATTCCCCAGGTGACGCGCATCTTTCGGCAAATTCTTAACCTAGACGATCCCAACATTCCTGAACCAACAGATTTACGTCTGTTTAGCAAAGCAGGCAGCGATGACGAGATCGAGGCGCTAGAAGAAGCCAGACTGGCGGTAGAACAAATCGTCATTCCTCAAGGTCAACCTGTAGAATTACTGCCGAGATCGGCAAAAGTACGTAAAATGCAGCATGAGTTGATTGAACATTACCATCTACAGTCCGATAGCTTTGGTGATGAGCCAAACCGCCGTCTGAGGATTTATCCTGCATAG
- a CDS encoding alpha-D-glucose phosphate-specific phosphoglucomutase, producing MNIRTVSTTPFSDQKPGTSGLRKSVTVFQKPHYLENFVQSIFDSLDGCAGQTIVLGGDGRYYNREAIQVIMKMAAANGIGRILVGKGGIMSTPAASAIIRQYKAYGGIILSASHNPGGPKGDFGIKYNITSGGPAPEKVTEAIFERSQVIDRYKILEADDLNLDRLTVTRLGEMSVEVIDPVEPYARLMESLFDFESIRQLIKQDFKLCVDSMHAVTGPYAKDIFEKRLGASGSVLNGEPLEDFGGGHPDPNLVYAHDLVEIMFADNAPDFGAASDGDGDRNMVLGNNFFVTPSDSLAVLTANATLVPGYKAGLSGVARSMPTSEAVDRVADKLGIACYETPTGWKFFGNLLDADRATLCGEESFGTGSNHVREKDGLWAVLFWLNILAVKGESVEAIVKDHWKTYGRNYYSRHDYEEVDKARATELMTRLGKMLDNMAGKRFGNYEVKYADDFSYTDPVDHSVSKNQGIRIGFTDGSRIVFRLSGTGTKGATLRLYVESYEPDASKHNLETQTALKPLIDLAQGIAQIKEYTQRDEPTVIT from the coding sequence ATGAACATACGTACTGTTTCTACGACTCCTTTTTCGGATCAAAAGCCAGGAACGTCAGGTTTACGTAAGTCTGTCACAGTTTTCCAAAAGCCTCATTATTTGGAGAATTTTGTGCAATCAATTTTTGATTCTCTTGATGGCTGCGCAGGTCAGACTATCGTTTTAGGTGGTGATGGGCGCTATTATAACCGCGAAGCAATTCAGGTCATCATGAAAATGGCTGCTGCCAACGGTATTGGGCGTATTTTGGTCGGTAAAGGCGGAATTATGTCCACCCCTGCTGCCTCGGCAATTATTCGTCAGTATAAGGCTTATGGCGGGATTATTCTTTCTGCTAGTCATAACCCTGGCGGGCCAAAAGGAGATTTTGGAATTAAGTACAATATTACTAGTGGAGGGCCAGCACCCGAAAAAGTCACTGAAGCAATCTTTGAGCGTTCTCAAGTGATCGATCGCTATAAGATTCTCGAAGCAGATGATCTCAACTTAGATAGACTCACGGTGACGCGCTTGGGAGAAATGAGTGTAGAAGTGATCGATCCTGTTGAACCCTATGCTCGTTTAATGGAGTCGCTGTTTGATTTTGAGAGTATTCGTCAGTTGATTAAGCAAGACTTTAAACTGTGTGTTGATTCTATGCACGCTGTTACAGGGCCTTATGCGAAAGATATCTTTGAAAAACGTTTGGGTGCATCAGGTTCAGTCTTAAATGGCGAACCGCTAGAAGACTTTGGGGGTGGACATCCCGATCCTAATTTGGTCTATGCCCATGATCTAGTGGAGATCATGTTTGCCGATAATGCCCCAGATTTTGGTGCAGCTTCCGATGGCGATGGCGATCGCAATATGGTTTTAGGTAATAATTTTTTTGTTACTCCCAGTGATAGTCTCGCTGTCTTAACGGCTAATGCGACCCTAGTTCCAGGCTATAAAGCTGGTTTGTCGGGAGTTGCCCGCAGTATGCCTACTAGTGAAGCGGTAGATCGTGTAGCGGATAAATTGGGTATTGCCTGTTATGAAACCCCGACAGGATGGAAATTCTTTGGTAACTTGCTAGATGCGGATCGAGCTACTCTTTGTGGTGAGGAAAGTTTTGGTACTGGTTCAAATCATGTCCGTGAAAAAGATGGGTTATGGGCAGTATTGTTCTGGTTAAATATTTTAGCGGTCAAAGGGGAATCGGTAGAAGCGATCGTTAAAGATCATTGGAAAACCTATGGACGCAACTATTATTCCCGTCATGACTACGAGGAAGTCGATAAAGCACGCGCCACAGAATTAATGACACGTCTAGGAAAAATGCTAGACAATATGGCGGGTAAAAGGTTTGGTAACTACGAAGTTAAATATGCCGATGACTTTAGTTACACCGATCCTGTCGATCATAGCGTGAGCAAAAACCAGGGTATTCGTATTGGCTTCACCGATGGCTCACGAATTGTCTTCCGTCTCTCTGGTACTGGTACTAAAGGAGCAACTTTAAGGCTATATGTTGAAAGCTATGAACCTGATGCGAGTAAGCATAACCTGGAAACTCAAACGGCTTTAAAACCTTTAATCGATCTGGCTCAAGGGATTGCTCAAATCAAAGAATATACCCAGCGTGATGAGCCTACAGTAATTACCTAA
- a CDS encoding hydantoinase B/oxoprolinase family protein — translation MNNISKPDPVRLEIFKNLYQFIAEQMGIVLQNTAASVNIKERLDFSCAIFDASGSLVANAPHIPVHLGSMSASVTSLINQVQDEIKPGDVYLSNNPYNGGTHLPDVTAITPLFPRRGEQPFAQKPIFYVASRGHQADIGGITPGSMPPHSTKITEEGILFDNFLLVAAGNLREDAVREILTNHTYPARNIPQNLADFKAQIAANNRGVTELLNMVANYDLETVQAYMQFVQDNAELAVKGAIATLNDGQFSYAMDNGAVIQVKVTIDRDNLRAVIDFTGTSPQQASNFNAPAAVTQAAVLYVFRTLVADPIPLNAGCLKPLDIIIPQGCMLNPIYPAAVVAGNVETSQTIVDALYGALGIMAASQGTMNNFTFGNQRYQYYETICGGSGAGDGFKGTDAVQTHMTNSLLTDPEVLESRYPVILESFSIREGSQGKGQYSGGNGVVRKVRFLAPMTAGILSSHRVVPPFGLNGGEAGKVGKNYVIRQDRTVEALDSTATVEMQPGDTFAIETPGGGGWGGDGSRK, via the coding sequence ATGAACAATATATCTAAACCAGATCCTGTTCGTTTAGAAATATTTAAAAACCTCTATCAGTTTATTGCCGAACAAATGGGCATCGTGCTGCAAAATACGGCAGCCTCAGTCAATATCAAAGAAAGACTAGACTTTTCCTGCGCCATCTTTGATGCTTCTGGTTCATTAGTCGCTAATGCACCCCATATCCCTGTTCATTTAGGCTCAATGAGTGCCAGCGTCACCAGCTTAATTAATCAAGTACAGGATGAAATTAAACCAGGAGATGTGTATCTATCTAACAATCCCTATAATGGCGGGACACATCTACCCGACGTAACCGCCATCACACCATTATTCCCCCGTCGGGGCGAACAACCGTTTGCCCAAAAACCCATTTTCTACGTTGCCTCACGAGGACATCAGGCAGATATCGGCGGAATTACTCCAGGTTCAATGCCTCCCCACAGTACCAAGATCACAGAAGAAGGAATTTTATTTGATAATTTCTTACTGGTAGCAGCAGGTAACTTGAGAGAAGATGCAGTTAGAGAAATACTGACTAACCATACCTATCCTGCCCGTAATATTCCCCAAAACCTAGCGGATTTTAAAGCGCAGATTGCAGCGAATAATCGTGGGGTTACAGAACTCTTAAACATGGTGGCGAACTATGACTTAGAAACCGTGCAAGCCTATATGCAGTTTGTTCAAGATAATGCCGAGTTAGCAGTTAAAGGCGCGATCGCTACTTTAAATGATGGCCAGTTTAGCTATGCTATGGACAATGGTGCAGTAATCCAGGTGAAAGTAACTATTGACCGAGATAATCTTCGGGCAGTAATCGATTTTACTGGTACATCACCCCAGCAAGCAAGTAATTTTAATGCCCCTGCTGCTGTAACTCAAGCTGCGGTTTTATATGTCTTTCGGACTTTAGTAGCTGACCCTATTCCCTTGAATGCAGGCTGTTTAAAACCCCTCGATATTATTATTCCTCAAGGCTGTATGCTCAACCCTATTTATCCTGCTGCGGTGGTTGCGGGTAATGTGGAAACTTCCCAAACTATTGTCGATGCCTTGTATGGCGCATTAGGCATCATGGCAGCTTCTCAAGGTACGATGAATAATTTTACCTTTGGCAATCAACGCTATCAATATTATGAAACCATCTGTGGTGGTTCTGGTGCGGGTGATGGGTTCAAGGGTACTGATGCGGTACAGACTCATATGACTAATTCTTTGTTAACCGATCCTGAAGTTCTGGAATCTCGTTATCCTGTAATCTTAGAAAGCTTTAGTATTCGCGAAGGTAGCCAAGGCAAAGGGCAATACTCTGGGGGTAATGGAGTAGTGCGGAAAGTCCGCTTTTTAGCGCCAATGACGGCAGGGATACTATCAAGCCATCGCGTTGTTCCTCCTTTCGGTTTAAATGGTGGGGAAGCAGGGAAAGTAGGCAAAAATTATGTCATTCGACAAGATCGAACCGTTGAAGCATTAGACAGTACTGCCACAGTTGAGATGCAGCCAGGAGATACGTTTGCGATCGAAACTCCTGGTGGTGGTGGCTGGGGTGGGGATGGAAGTAGGAAGTAG
- a CDS encoding transposase: MFQDLAGWGKNSMGWHFGFSRKDGQNAVPPRDLNDDFDEIKTEAFVL, encoded by the coding sequence GTGTTCCAAGATCTTGCAGGTTGGGGCAAAAATTCTATGGGCTGGCATTTTGGTTTTAGCCGTAAAGATGGGCAAAACGCTGTACCGCCGAGAGATTTGAACGATGATTTTGACGAGATCAAGACGGAAGCATTTGTACTATAG
- the leuC gene encoding 3-isopropylmalate dehydratase large subunit — MSKGTLFDKVWDLHTVGTLPSGQTQLFIGLHLIHEVTSPQAFAMLRDRNLQVLFPERTVATVDHIVPTENQARPFSDVLAEEMIQALEQNTQDYGIKFYNVGSGNQGIVHVIAPEQGLTQPGMTVACGDSHTSTHGAFGAIAFGIGTSQVRDVLASQTLALAKLKVRKVEINGELPHGVFAKDVILHIIRKLGVKGGVGYAYEFAGSTFAAMSMEERMTVCNMSIEGGARCGYINPDETTFAYLKGRDFAPQGAAWDKAIDWWCSIRSDDDAIYDDVVQFAAAEIEPTVTWGITPGQGLGISENIPVAHDLPEGDRAIAEEAYSYMKLTPGTPLKGTKVDICFIGSCTNGRISDLREAAKVAQGHQVAPAVKAFVVPGSERVKQEAEAEGLDKIFKQAGFEWREPGCSMCLAMNPDKLQGDQISASSSNRNFKGRQGSSTGRTLLMSPAMVVAAAVKGQVADVREL, encoded by the coding sequence ATGAGTAAGGGAACATTATTTGATAAAGTTTGGGACTTACATACCGTTGGGACATTACCTTCTGGTCAAACCCAGCTATTTATTGGTTTACATCTAATTCATGAAGTAACTAGTCCTCAAGCTTTTGCGATGCTAAGAGACAGAAACCTTCAAGTATTGTTTCCTGAAAGAACAGTCGCCACAGTAGATCATATTGTGCCTACAGAAAATCAGGCTCGTCCCTTCTCGGATGTGTTAGCAGAAGAGATGATTCAAGCATTAGAACAAAATACGCAAGATTACGGCATCAAATTCTACAATGTCGGTTCGGGCAATCAGGGAATCGTTCATGTAATTGCTCCCGAACAGGGTTTAACTCAACCAGGAATGACCGTTGCCTGTGGTGATTCTCATACTTCAACTCATGGCGCGTTTGGGGCGATCGCTTTTGGAATCGGCACTTCTCAGGTAAGAGATGTCTTGGCTTCCCAGACTTTGGCTTTGGCTAAACTCAAAGTGCGTAAAGTTGAAATTAATGGTGAGTTACCCCACGGTGTCTTTGCCAAAGATGTCATTCTGCATATTATTCGTAAGCTTGGTGTCAAAGGTGGTGTGGGTTATGCTTACGAATTTGCTGGCTCTACTTTTGCTGCGATGTCGATGGAAGAACGCATGACTGTATGTAATATGTCCATTGAAGGTGGTGCGCGTTGTGGCTATATTAATCCTGATGAAACAACTTTTGCTTATCTTAAGGGTCGCGATTTTGCTCCTCAAGGCGCTGCTTGGGACAAGGCAATTGATTGGTGGTGCAGTATTCGTAGTGATGATGATGCGATTTACGATGATGTAGTTCAATTTGCTGCTGCTGAGATTGAACCGACTGTTACCTGGGGGATTACGCCAGGACAAGGACTAGGTATTAGCGAAAATATTCCTGTTGCCCATGATTTACCAGAAGGCGATCGCGCGATCGCTGAAGAAGCTTATAGTTATATGAAGTTAACTCCAGGCACACCTTTGAAGGGAACTAAAGTCGATATTTGTTTTATTGGTAGCTGTACCAACGGTAGAATTAGCGATCTGCGAGAAGCAGCTAAGGTTGCTCAAGGACATCAGGTAGCACCAGCAGTAAAAGCTTTTGTTGTTCCAGGCTCAGAACGAGTTAAACAGGAAGCCGAAGCTGAAGGTTTAGATAAAATCTTTAAACAGGCTGGGTTTGAATGGCGTGAACCAGGTTGCTCGATGTGCTTGGCTATGAACCCCGATAAGCTACAGGGAGATCAAATTAGCGCTTCTTCTTCTAATCGCAATTTCAAAGGTCGTCAAGGTTCATCGACTGGTAGAACCTTACTAATGAGTCCAGCAATGGTGGTGGCAGCAGCTGTGAAAGGTCAGGTTGCAGATGTGCGGGAGCTATAG
- a CDS encoding DoxX family protein: MFNRKEILRGVLAVAIIIVGITHFAKPDPYVTIVPPQLPNPLALVYISGFFEILGGIGLLIPYVSVAAAWGLIALFIAVFPANINQTFNAIPIEGIPHIPILYWVRLPFQGVLIAWAWWYTREPDKQPGASFLSRRFAPILDRNAN; the protein is encoded by the coding sequence ATGTTTAATCGTAAAGAAATACTCCGAGGTGTTTTAGCTGTCGCCATTATTATTGTGGGAATTACTCACTTTGCCAAACCAGATCCTTACGTCACCATCGTGCCTCCTCAACTTCCTAATCCCCTGGCACTGGTTTATATTAGCGGTTTTTTTGAAATTTTAGGCGGAATTGGCTTACTAATTCCTTATGTAAGTGTAGCAGCAGCTTGGGGCTTAATTGCTTTGTTTATTGCCGTCTTTCCTGCCAATATTAATCAGACATTTAATGCCATTCCCATCGAAGGAATTCCCCACATTCCTATTTTATATTGGGTCAGACTACCGTTCCAAGGGGTCTTGATAGCCTGGGCTTGGTGGTATACTAGAGAGCCTGACAAACAACCTGGTGCTTCTTTTTTGAGTCGTCGATTTGCTCCCATACTCGATCGCAATGCAAATTGA
- a CDS encoding GNAT family N-acetyltransferase, which yields MQIEPYKPQQLDTIIRLSLRAWTPVFDSIQQAMNPDVYQVFYPDNWRVSQQKAVEDVCTAEDTNVWVAIASGSPVGFIAVKLHSEDSMGEIYMVAVDPDFQGQGIGTTLIKFALDWMKDAGMSIAMVETGGDPGHAVARHTYEKVGFGLFPVARYFKKL from the coding sequence ATGCAAATTGAACCATACAAACCTCAGCAACTCGATACTATTATTCGTCTTTCACTTCGGGCATGGACTCCAGTCTTTGATTCAATTCAGCAAGCGATGAACCCTGATGTGTACCAGGTATTCTATCCCGATAATTGGCGTGTGAGCCAGCAAAAAGCTGTCGAGGATGTCTGCACTGCGGAAGACACAAATGTCTGGGTGGCGATCGCTTCAGGTTCTCCTGTGGGCTTCATAGCAGTAAAACTACACTCAGAAGACAGCATGGGTGAAATATATATGGTCGCTGTCGATCCAGATTTTCAGGGTCAAGGTATTGGCACTACTTTGATAAAATTTGCTCTGGATTGGATGAAAGATGCTGGGATGTCTATTGCTATGGTTGAAACTGGAGGCGATCCAGGTCATGCGGTAGCGCGCCACACCTATGAAAAGGTAGGCTTCGGGCTATTCCCAGTCGCCAGATACTTTAAGAAGCTCTAA